GATTTTAGAGTGGCATTTTGCATTAGATAAAGGAACATACATCATTGAACAAGCTTTGTAAATGAAAGTTTATTTGTCTCTTccctttctttatttttgtgctATCTATGTGCCTTGAATgttacttattttcttttgttaccTTTAAATTTTGCTTTGAGAACACCTAACAACAATCAAGAATTCAAGCAATGGGATATTGTCCAAGATCATCCCTTAATTTTTTCTCTGTTTCCACTTCAATTACCCCGATTGATTAGATTTTGATTGTGATGTTTGTCTGTCACACTGTCTTTTTTTAATGCGTTGTTATTAATTCCAGCTTGATTAGATTGattgttgttgttcttcttcCAGATAGTGATTGTGTCGACTGATGTTGTCTGTCTTTTGATGAATTGTTCTTAATCCTGGATTGATTAGATTGATTCTCTCTGTTTTTGTACTGTCCTTCTGCGTTGCTGTAAAGGTTTTAACTACTATCATGTTCCTTTCTTTTGATTTCACTTGAAGATTGTCTTGTTTTTGTATGTGGAATGATCTATTGAGTTGTGAATGGATGTTTGATTCAGGTGTTTTGACAGCTTGGTGCAGCTGCTTTTAGTGGTTCTGGATGAATGCAGATGTTTATGAGTCTGGTTTGATGGTTTTGATTTGCTATCTACTTTGGCTTCTGCATTTGCACTCTTTACTGATTTCCTTCTACATTGTGGTAGTCAGGCTGTTTCTCTCTTCAGGAGGCCTTGGGCTTTTTGAGTTCTAGTTGGAGTTTGTGTTTGGATATAAATATAGTAATGTCTTGTACGCTTTTGAGCCTTAGAAACGATGTGCTGTATTGAAACGACTTTTAGATTGCTGTTGAAGTTGCTGAAATTAGTTTCTTATGGTATTTGGAGGACCTTcgtttctttaaattttaattgtctGAATCTagaattcttcttcttttgtgcCTTTTTTTTGCCAGCTATGTGTGATGAAGCATTGGTTTTATGCGTGCCCGATTGTCTGCCTTGTTGTCCAATATATGTTCATcaattatttttgagatttgagaggatgttttttttttatgacaataaAAGAGGGATGCAACATTTTGGAGGATGATTTGGAAGGATGAGTTTGATTAATTGATATTATGTTGCGACTATCTTGGCTGCAATTGATTGCATTTGTGAACTGGATGGCAGTGCCATTTGATTCCCTCATTTTGCATTTTATGAGTCTCCCAAAGTTGTGGCTGGCAAAGTTGTATTTCACTTGTGTGTGGCTTGTCTATTTGAGGATGTGCCTTTTCTGTGTTGTGATGGCTTATAGAAGTCAAGCATAAGACCTGTCTAAAGTTGGTTTTTGGGTGCAATCTTGCTGAAAATACTTTTGTTTAGGATACGTCTATTATTGAAAGTGATTTTTTTGGTAACGTAATTTTGTTATCAACGTAAATGAGGGCTTCACTTGTATATAAGCAACATACAATATGGAGCtaagttgcgcggactcttcactttctaTGCTGCACCTGTGTCGGGTTCTCTAAAAGTACACTACTTTTGGCGGATCCGACACGCACcccttgacatttttgaagtgTCCGGGAAACATAGATATGAAGAAGTTCATACAAAAGTATAATTACTTGCTGATCAGTGATCACACTTGTGAACTATACATACTtgattctttttggaactccaCGAGTTAAAAAAGATGATATTATAATGGTCATTGCAAAATAAACACGATCTTCTAATATGTACAAGTGAGTTTTCAATCCTTTTATTAGGTTTTCTGATTGCTCTCTTAGAACATGATACCTGAGTGCTAGAGGAGCCATGTTCCAACCgttacttttccttttcttcctaAATTCCAGCATAAAGTGAAATTGACATTTTCCCACCAACTCTCCTTGCATCACCCATGATCCAAAAAGATTCATACTGTACTATCTGGcattacaacaacaactaacCCCACAAAATAGGGTATGGGAAGGGTAGAATGTACACAAACCTTGCCACTACCttagaggtagagaggctgttctCGGTAGGGTTTTCCTCCAAATTGTTTAgttttataataaaaagaaatgtgagttatttttcccttttctcaAATTTCTCCATCTCAAGGATGGTTTCTGCACCGCAAGCCAAGGCAAACAATGCATAAAGTCATTCCTCCCTCCTTCACTTTTTTAAAGTTATCCTAGTCTGTCAATCTACATTGCTCGAAGCCTTTGAAAATGTAGCTGAGCATATGTCAGATCTTGGTAACAATCGTATTAGGACCCGAAAAACTTgataaagaaaatcaagaatttaaAGAAATTACCGAAgcttaatataaaattttaaagtcCTTAGAAAATGTAGCTGAGTGTATGTCAGATCTTGATAACAATTGCGTTAGAACCCAAAGAACTTgataaagaaaattaagaatttaAAGATATTGCCGAAgcttgaaataaaatttaaaaatgaaaaagaactgaaaataaagaaaagaccaaaattcaAGAATGTGCTTCTTGAATTCAGTAATGGATCAAACAATTTACGATACAATCTAGAATTTCAAGACAAGACTAAATTTTGAATAACATTCATAATTACAATCAGCCTTTGGTAGAGAATAATTGCAATAATTAGATTATAGATCCTGACCCTCCCAAGTAAAGGAAGTCTTAAATTCGTTAGTAACCTTGCGTAAGTATTCTTGCTCAACATTacaatgttttaattttttcactcCCACTACAGATCACCTCATTCTCCTTTGCAGGTTAGTTTATATAATTTTAGCATGTAGTAACGTACTTTGCATTTAGTAGAAGGAAGTCTTAAATTCGTTAGTAACCTTGCTTAAGTATACATGCTTGACATTGCAATGTTTTAATTTTCAGTCCCACCACAGATCACCTCATTTTGCCTTTGCAGGTTAGTTTATATAATTTTGGCATGTAGTAACGTCCTTTACATTTAGTAGAGTGACACAGTTAGAGTGGGTCGGTGATTAACTTAGTTTCTCTCCCAGATACtagttctctttttcttttgtagGTGAAGTGTTTTCTGTTGGAACGTTAACATCCTTCATTACATTTTGTAGATGTGAAAATTGGTGATTTTTTATTAACCTCGCATGCATATTGTAATGGAAGTGTTTCTTGGTTGAAAAGTTGAAACCCTCTTATCACTATTTGTAGGTGTGAGAATTGGTGATATTTGATTAGATCTGCAAGTATATTGGAATATTGAGTGtttctaattaattttgaatttcgaTTTTTATATGAACGGTCCCCAACTTGTTTGTGAGTGAGTTGTTGTCCATGCTGGATTGATATGAATTTGCATTCTGAGGTCTGAGTGGCTTCTGAGTCACAACTCCTAAATCTTTACATTGTCATGAGTTTGTCTCAAGTTGCTTATTTGACTTGTTTTAGATTGTCTTTCATAATCGTCCCTTTTTAGGTGAGAATTATTTGTTTACGTGTCAGATGCCTCTGCTGTGAGCAGCAGTTAACTATAGGTGTTTCCTATCTTTGAAAATGTGGATGCTACACTTGAACTGATTGTTTGTCAAGTACCTAAATTTCATACGTTTGTTCGCGATTCTGGGTAAGGTATGCGTACACTCTGTGTGATTCCACTGGgtgtgttgttgtttttgtgatTCCGGCTAATATAAGGCGAAAAAATCAGACCTTACCCCAAAATTCATCCAGCTTTTGTTGCGAACTTGGCTGTGTTCTACCCAAAATTGAGCCAGTTATGAGATTGGATGTCTCTGGCTCTCGTCTAGCTAGTCAACACTTCTGGTTTTAGTTGTCAAAGTTCCATCAAGAGTTGTATGGGCTTTTAATTGCTGTGGTGTGTGGTTTAAGATGTCCATTGATACTGTGCATCATTTGCTAATTATATTCATAACAACTTCTCGTTCAAAGGGTCATGACTTGTGTAGGTGAAGGAAAATCTTGTACTGGAAGCTTGACCTTTTCAATACTTAGTGGAAATTCTTTCTGTCAACTGCACTGGGTATTGATCATTCTTTTGGTGTTGTGTTAATTACTTGCATGCATTACTTAGAGCGCCAAATACTTGTTCCTACACCCTCTTTTTGCAAGTCGAAAGGGAGCTGACCCAttgatgattattttttaatcgaCTATATATCAGTACAAGTTAGTTTTGTTCAACGAAACAATGCTGCTATTTGTACTTGGAATGTCAACTATATGTCAGGAGTTGTTTGTTCTCTATTATATGTAGTTGTTTCAGCACGTCTAAGTTTCTCCAGTTGGGGCATTCATTTCCTCCAGTAAGTGGTTCATCTTCTGCTAAACTAGTATGCACCAAAACTGGAAGAAAGACagatgaattaaaatttattgcatTTGATCATTGGACAAGTTCATGAAGACATGGTCGTTCTCCATAATTGTAGATCAAATGATATAGTAGTTAAAGAGTGCGTTGAGTGACCAAATCTAACCTCCTTATGCTTATATGAAAACTTTGATGTACTAAGATATTGGTAAATTATAGTTTGATCTCATTTCAATTCtattgttttacttattttcaaACACATGTTAATTGAACTAATGTTGAATGACTCcaattattttctaatgtttCATAATCCAACCTTTTATGTCCATGATCCTTTACTAGTTGAATTCATGCCCAGAATGCACTTTAAGTTTCATTAGAGTACTACTCAAATTGTTGCATTATTGTTTCGTAAAACCTTTACACTCTgtcaataaaaataagaaaataagctAAAAGGTACATAAAttgtaagaagaaaaaaaagtatcatTTACTAAACCAATTTTTCTATCAATGATTACGGTAATCTTGCAGCAAAATTGCATATAACAACTGATTCCATGTATCAGGTACTCCTGGTAAGCACCAGTGAATACAATCAGCATAAGTCTTTGGCTCTGATCTTTCTTCTTTAGTCAAAAGTTTACCTCTCCGTTCACCAAAAACTGAAGTGTGACCATCTTTTCTGTACTCAGACAACTGAGTAATATTCAGCAAACGCACATTAACTTTCAGTTTTTCAATTACATCTTTCAAGATCGACATGATTTCAAGATTTGAACCAGTTCCCCAGTAGGGTCCTTCCATTGGTTGCGTCTCGTTAAAGCAGTTTCCATCAATTCCACCTTTCCATTCCCAGTTCCTGCAAATGAATGAAAGATTTTTTTATGTCTAATACACAATTGATCCAGAGATCTCAGGACTTCTGACCATCTCATataaaagcttaagttgttagagagaATATCCTCTCATCGACACAAACTAATGAGTCTAGACTCACCATAAATGTGTTGGGGACATTGTCGCGAAGAAAACCTTTTGCTTTTGAGGATTAATACTCGACTCTATCCAACTTCCCCAGGTTTCCAACGCCAATTTATATGCTGTTGTTACATTATATTCTCGAACGTTTTCAGGAGATCCATATCTGCAGAAACAGAACAATATTAGTTCATTCTGCACtaattttgtatgtttttttttttggaggtgAGTGAAAAGGGTACTTACGTTGCATTGATGAAAGGTTTATGCATCCACCACACATAACTTTCAAAAACCAAAATATCAACTCCTTCCCAAAGTTTGCGATGGTTTTCTACAGAGTCAAGCTTAACTAGTCGCTTCATTACAGTATGATTAGTTGCATGATCTGATATAGATTCAACCATGAAAGGAGCCCAGTAATATTCAATCGACGTGTTAAATTCCTAcaacataaacaacaacaaatgtTATAGGTGAAAATTTGTGTACACAAATTCAAGTTAAATACTCCATTAGCACCTCAATTCTGAAAATCTTTCTAGGAGGAACTCTTTTGATAGTATGATCACCATCTGCAATTACTGATTGAACAAGACAAACCATTGACTCAAACATGCCTCTCTGTATAGAATCTCCAATAAACATGATCCTTTTGTTTCTCAACATCTCCAACATCTTCAAAGCATTGAACCTGATCAGATCAACAAACATTTACAAAACAATCCGCCGCTAAAATGTAAGATCAAATTTCATTTACCTTGGCAAGTTACAACCATGAGGCTGCCATCTCCAATTCTGATAAAAAGAATCAGGTCTTCCATTTCTTTGACAAGTAACTTGTTTAACTAAATAAGGACATGTCTCTTCTTTATAAAGTGGATATGTTACATTGTCCCAAACCCATTTTCCTTCAAATACATTGCAactttcttcaattatttcattcTCAGAAACATTTATTGGTACTCTAAGAAACTTATTTTGCCATAGAAATTGGAATTGgttatttttcaagttatcaaGTAAAAATCTAAGAGTtccaagaagaaaaagagagattAATGCaagaggaaaaaggaaaaagatctTACGATCCTGTGTGGGTTGGGTTGTCATATTGGTGGGAGTAGAATTAAGATTAAGCATAGTGTAAAATAGGAGGAAATATATGTCTTGTAATTTAAGCATAGAATTTGAAAGCAACTACTGGTTGGTGATATAATGAGTAGTTAGGTACATCAAGAgccttaaaaaatatttaaataggtatattgttattgtaaaaaatatactacaaagtcatattaattgtagggtaaaataggaaaaataattaatgttatcCTAATTTAGTAAGTGATCAAGTAATACTTTTAGCAAGATGCTCATCTTATATGAGACAAAGAtagtattaaattatttatactatCAAGTCGCTCTAAATGATATCTATAGGTAACTCTCTTTAAtgtgaaatttgaaatcttAAAATAAGATAAGTTACCTACTATAACATGTTCTTACAACACTGACAACGATACTAAGTTTACCATATAAATTAAATACGTAAAGATCCCCCCTCAATTATTTACACTCTCAAGATGAAAAAAGGATAATATCTTTtcagcatttatttcatttaatattttttaactttctttAATCTTTTCGTTTTCTTTCTAATGATTCATTTTGTTCTTCCTTGCTCGTATtcccattaaaaaataaatcttaacgTATCTTTAGTTTTTCATAGTAATGTTATTAGATCGTACATTTTTCTTAGTACATATATCCTCATAATAGATAGGAGCAGAAACTGTAAAATTTCGAGGCTACAAAAATAGTTAGCATTAAATCGTCAGcactatataaaaatattttccctaGAGTAGCTGTTAATACGAATACGAGAAACTTTATAATAGTCATTTTTATACATTTAATGTACTCTACAGATAGAGAAATACATAGAGTTGAACAtagtaaaataagaaattaaatttcaattccATTGAAATTATTCGTTTGAATTTTTTTCGAAAACTCACTTATAGATTTTTTTCTCTATCGAAATTATAAGACCGTTATGCTCATAACTAAATTTGTTTGAAGAGATGAAATATAACAACGATATCTGTTCTTATTTGACTGCCATTGATCATTACTATAAAACACATTAATGTaataaagaattattttcatcagatatgtcattatatcattttcttaattttaaaaggTCAGAGAAAGACAGCTAAATTAAAGAGTTGACTCCTCTTTATtatgataatataaataaacatttcCCTTGAATCTGGATATAATTTACCCTAAGAGGAACATGGAAGGCACTAATGTAGAGgacttttgttttatttaagtacttttttttatgtatagAAAACGATAACAACCTAACcaaagttatttaaaaaaaaaattaagcatcATTGTTAATGAAGTGAGTTGACAATCATGAAGTTTTGATGTCCAAATTTAGTGGAGACAGAATATACTAgtgatttcttctcatctaTCATAAACTTGATTCCATACAGAGTTATCTTGTACGTATTATTGTTATTGATGAGAGGTGACTGATATCATGTGATATATACTAGTCAAGGTGCGCATggcttaaattaaaaaaaagatttaaaaaattagCACGTTATGAATTTGGTGAATTATAATTTAGCTATGTTATAAATATACGATGATTAGAAACTGATTATAGATTagcaaaaatgaagaagtttacCTTACTAATTTTGAACATAATTATGTTTTCAATAGGCAACTGTGGTGGCCCTTTAATCTCTCGTTTCTACTTCATCCATGGAGGTCAAAGAATTTGGCTCTCCAGTTGGTTACAAACTATTGCCTGTCCCTTAATCCTCATCCCTTTATCCATCTCCTATTTTCACCGCCGGAAAATTGAATCTCCGGCGACCGCCAAAATCCTCTCCATAACTCGTCGAGAAATCATCGGATCTACCGGCGTCGGAATCATCGCCGGTCTCGACGGTTACTTTATCTCATGGGGACCTGCAAAATTACCCGTTTCAACTTCATCTCTCATCAACGCAACTCAACTCGCGTTCACCGCACTCTTCGCTGTACTATTAGTAAAGCAAAAATTGACTGTGTATTCGAAGTTATCTGTTTTTCTGTTAATCGCCGGAGCTGCAACTTTAGCACTCCGTGGGAACGGCGATCTGCCGGCCGGTGTTTCTGTTAAGGAGTATGTGATTGGGTTTGTGATGACGGTTATGGGTGCGGTTTGTTTTGGGCTAATGCTATCACTTATTGAGTTGATTTACATAAAGGCAAAAACTGCTATTAGTTACACTATGGTGTTAGAGATTCAGCTGATTATTGGTGTTTCTGCTACTGTTTTTTGCACCATTGGAATGATCATTAACAACGATTTCCAGGTATTCCTctccattttcttcttttaaggatcataaatttttgaagttaaattttttggaagttgtaattttctgaaatttaaATTGAGTTAGTTGAAACTTGGAAGTTAGTCTGGTTAGTTATTCATACTAGTTatggtactccctccgtcccattttatgcgTCACTTTTCGAATTTCGTGATTTAAACAAGTTT
The DNA window shown above is from Solanum stenotomum isolate F172 chromosome 6, ASM1918654v1, whole genome shotgun sequence and carries:
- the LOC125869363 gene encoding protein trichome birefringence-like 31, producing the protein MLKLQDIYFLLFYTMLNLNSTPTNMTTQPTQDRKIFFLFPLALISLFLLGTLRFLLDNLKNNQFQFLWQNKFLRVPINVSENEIIEESCNVFEGKWVWDNVTYPLYKEETCPYLVKQVTCQRNGRPDSFYQNWRWQPHGCNLPRFNALKMLEMLRNKRIMFIGDSIQRGMFESMVCLVQSVIADGDHTIKRVPPRKIFRIEEFNTSIEYYWAPFMVESISDHATNHTVMKRLVKLDSVENHRKLWEGVDILVFESYVWWMHKPFINATYGSPENVREYNVTTAYKLALETWGSWIESSINPQKQKVFFATMSPTHLWNWEWKGGIDGNCFNETQPMEGPYWGTGSNLEIMSILKDVIEKLKVNVRLLNITQLSEYRKDGHTSVFGERRGKLLTKEERSEPKTYADCIHWCLPGVPDTWNQLLYAILLQDYRNH
- the LOC125869364 gene encoding purine permease 1-like; this encodes MKKFTLLILNIIMFSIGNCGGPLISRFYFIHGGQRIWLSSWLQTIACPLILIPLSISYFHRRKIESPATAKILSITRREIIGSTGVGIIAGLDGYFISWGPAKLPVSTSSLINATQLAFTALFAVLLVKQKLTVYSKLSVFLLIAGAATLALRGNGDLPAGVSVKEYVIGFVMTVMGAVCFGLMLSLIELIYIKAKTAISYTMVLEIQLIIGVSATVFCTIGMIINNDFQAIPKEASEYEIGEAKYYLVLILCAIIWQLALLGLVGVIFYSSSLLSGIIGAFLLPVTEILAIVLFHEKFQVEKGVAIFLALCGFVSYFYGEIDQSKKEKQDKFMDDHLNFIVLHQND